One genomic region from Anguilla rostrata isolate EN2019 chromosome 2, ASM1855537v3, whole genome shotgun sequence encodes:
- the LOC135249264 gene encoding uromodulin-like isoform X9 codes for MMISGAALLLLWISIFSTSDTAGAQIRLVNGGDQCSGRVEVYHDGQWGTVCDDIWNINNAEVVCRQVGCGRALAAQSSAHFGEGSGPIWLDDVRCSGNESALTQCPHPGVGSHNCGHHEDAGVVCSDPAWGARQLNFGESPVQVLQTRELVCESSFMQAGLDRAHLEAVGLDPSSAHLADFRCTAHQENNGMLWFRVERRGGNCGTQLRTNSTHAIYSNSLFVYPVNPENGNLSVPERFPFSCVYPLDAESNLDVAVRPDLSVEGAVVQAGSRPRAAMALYRNADYTDPYSAGAVVLPLGSALHVGVSAEEAASDRFAVVLENCYATPTADSDGPVRFFLIQNRCPSNSRLVKVEESGPSLPGRFTILVNLFSGDYDTIYLHCSLSMCDPTQASCSQTCRSRVSRSISLENRMTIGPISWEKTAKRMT; via the exons CCGGTGCCCAGATCAGACTGGTGAATGGAGGAGATCAGTGCTCTGGCAGGGTCGAGGTCTACCATGATGGCCAGTGGGGAACGGTGTGTGATGACATCTGGAACATAAACAACGCTGAGGTGGTGTGTAGACAGGTGGGCTGTGGAAGAGCTCTGGCTGCTCAAAGCAGTGCCCATTTTGGAGAGGGCAGCGGGCCCATCTGGTTGGATGATGTGAGGTGCTCTGGAAACGAATCTGCCCTGACACAGTGCCCACACCCTGGGGTTGGCTCACACAACTGTGGTCACCATGAAGATGCTGGTGTGGTTTGCTCAG ATCCAGCTTGGGGGGCCAGGCAGTTAAACTTCGGAG AGTCGCCAGTCCAGGTGTTGCAAACCCGGGAGCTGGTGTGTGAGAGTAGCTTCATGCAGGCGGGGTTAGACAGAGCTCACCTGGAGGCTGTAGGTCTGGACCCGTCGAGCGCACACCTGGCCGACTTCCGCTGCACCGCGCACCAGGAGAACAACGGCATGTTGTGGTTTCGGGTGGAGCGCAGAGGGGGGAACTGTGGGACTCAGCTGAGG acaaacagcacCCATGCCATTTAttcaaacagtttatttgtttACCCCGTTAACCCGGAAAACGGAAATTTGTCAGTCCCGGAGAGATTTCCATTCTCCTGCGTATATCCTCTGGATGCTGAGTCCAACCTGGATGTGGCCGTCAGACCCGATTT GTCAGTGGAGGGAGCAGTGGTGCAGGCAGGCTCCAGGCCCAGGGCAGCCATGGCTCTCTACCGCAACGCTGACTACACAGACCCCTACTCCGCGGGCGCGGTCGTCCTGCCCCTTGGCTCCGCCCTCCATGTGGGCGTGTCTGCAGAGGAGGCAGCTTCAGACAGGTTTGCTGTCGTTCTGGAAAACTGCTACGCCACGCCCACTGCTGACTCGGATGGCCCCGTACGCTTCTTCCTGATTCAGAACAG GTGCCCTAGCAACAGTCGCCTGGTGAAAGTGGAAGAAAGTGGACCCTCTCTCCCCGGCCGTTTCACTATCTTGGTGAACTTATTCTCTGGTGACTATGACACCATCTACCTGCACTGCAGCCTGAGCATGTGCGACCCCACACAGGCCAGCTGCTCCCAG ACATGCCGGTCCAGGGTGTCCCGTTCCATCTCCCTCGAGAATCGCATGACCATCGGACCCATCTCCT GGGAGAAGACAGCCAAGAGGATGACTTAG